A window of Variovorax sp. HW608 genomic DNA:
CGGCGAGCACGCCATGCGTCGTGCGCCACGCGGTCGACGGCCGTGCCTTTCTCATGAGCGATCCGGCCATCATGCGGCTCATCGCGCAGGGCCTGGCCGAACGGCTGCATTTCGTCACGACCTACCTCGCCGACTTGAAGAACCAGTACGGCGATTCGCCCGGCCTCGCGATGGTCTCGCACGTGCTCGGCCAGCTCGCGCACCGCCAGGGGCCGGTGGCCAGTCCCGGCTCGGCGCGCGAACCGAATCCCGACTATTGATCCGGTCGCGGCCCGGCGGACTCAGAAGACCGAGCGCGCCGGTGCGCGTTTCGCACCAAGCTGGAGCATTTCCTCGCCCATCAGCGAGTGCCACGATGCGGTGCCCGCACCGAGGTCGATCACGATGTGGGCGGGCACCGGCCCGATCTGCCGGCCCGGATTGAAGACCCAGGTGGTGCCGACACGGTCCGCCCAAGCGCCCTCGGGCTTGAATGGCGGCTCGTGCACATGTCCGGTGAGCACAAAGTCCGGCTGAAATTGCGCAATCCAGACAGCCACGTCGGCATCGCCGTAGTGGCGCCTGCCGGTCCAGCAGGTGGGCGAATCCACGGGCGGCCAGTGGTAGATCCAGACCCAGCGCGCGGGGCGGCGTTGCGCGTCGGCCGCCAGCTGCGCTTCGAGCGCGGCGCGGCCCACCGGGCCGTCCCACCAGGGGCAGACGGTGACCAGGGTGTCGCCGAGCTCCAGCGAATCGCCGTCGATCGCGATGCCGGTGCGGCGGCTCTCCGGCAGCCAGAGGGCGGCACGTTCGCCATGCCGGTCCGCACCCGTGAGGTCGTGATTGCCGGAAGCCACCACCAGCGAGCGGCCCGGCCTGGCCAGCGCGAAGTACCGCAGCAGCACCACCGACTGCGTATCGAGCGACACCGGCGAACTCACGTCCATGTGATCGCCGGCCAGCACCACGAGGTCGAAGGACGGCGCCGAGCGCACCACCCAGTCGAACTGGGGCAGCGCGTAGTGGAGATCAGCGACGAGCAGGATGCGCAAGGCGTGTCGATAAAGCGGCGTCCCCGGATGCGGGGACTCGATGCCTTCGCAAAGCAGCTTTCATTCCCAGCTCACATCCGCCGCGAACAGGTAGCCCGCCCCATACACCGTCTTGATCACCGAAGGATCGTGCGGGTCGGGCTCGACCTTGCGCCGCAGGCGCGAGATGCGCACGTCGATGCTGCGGTCGGTCGGCGCCAGGTCGCGCGAGCCGGTGAGCTGCTCGCGCGTGAGGATCTGGTGCGGGCGTTCGATGAAGGCGCGCAGCACCTGCATCTCGGCGGTGCCGACCTGGTGCTCGGCGCCGTCGGGCGCGCGCAGCAGGTTGGCCGCGCAATCGACGCGCCAGCCCAGAAAGCGCGCATAGCGACGCTTGCCCGGCGACTGCCCGGGCGCGAGGCTGCGCCGGCGCAGGATGCTGCGCACGCGCGCGACCAGTTCGCGCGCCTCGAAGGGCTTCACCACGTAGTCGTCGCCGCCCATCTCCAGCCCCATCACCCGGTCGGCCGGATGGCCGCGGCCGGTCAGGATCAGCACGCCCGCGTTCGAGGTCGCGGTGATGCGGCGCATGAGGTCGAAGCCATCCATGTCCGGCAGGCCGAGGTCGATGATGCAGAGGTCGGGCTTCTCCATCTGCAGGCGCCGCAGCGCCGCCGCGCCGCTGCCGAAGGTCTCGCAGTTGAAGCCGAACTCCTGCAGCGCCGAGATCACCAGCCGCGCGACGCCCGGGTCGTCCTCGACCACGTAGACCAGCGCGGGCGTGCCCGCGTCCTCGCCCGCGGCGCGATGCACCGTAGTGCCGGTGCCGGGGTGCTGCTCTCTTTCATTCATGGCGGGGTTCCCTCCTCGATGGCCCGGTCGAGTTGTTCCGAAGTGAAGGGCTTGGTCAGGAGCGGAATGCCCGGCAGCCGCGGCAGGTCGCCGGGCGCATTGCCGCTCATGAGGACCACCGCGCCGGCCCGCCCCTCTGTGCGCGCCGCCTGTGCGACCGCGCTGCCGTCGATCTCGCCGCCCAGCGCCACGTCCGACAGCAGGAGCGTGATGCCCGGCGTATTGGCCAGCAGCTTCAGCGCTTCGGCGCCGCTGTCGGCTTCGAGCACCACGTAGCCCAGCTCGAGCAGGCTGCGCCGGATCGCGCGCCGCACCTGCGCGTCATCGTCCACCAGGAGCGCGAGGCCGCGGTCGGCCGCGCGATGCGCGCCTGCGCCCGACTCGTCCGGCCCGGCGTCGGGCGCAGGCGGCTCGGCGGCCGGCAGCCAGACGGTCACCGTGGTGCCGCGCCCCGGCGCGCTGCGCACGTCGATCGCGCCGCCCGACTGCTTGATGAAGCCGTACACCACCGCCATGCCGAGGCCGGTGCCGCGCCCCGGGGCCTTGGTGGTGAAGAAGGGCTCGAACAGGTGGGCGAGCGTATATTCGTCCATGCCGCTGCCGTTGTCCTCCACCTCGATGCGCACGCAGTCGCCTTCCGACAGTTGCAGCGGCGCCGCGACCGCCGCATCGATGTGGGCGGCGCGAGCGCGCAACGAGATGCGCGCGTCCGGGCCGCTGGCATCGCGCGCATTGAGCACCAGGTTGACCAGCGCCTG
This region includes:
- a CDS encoding Crp/Fnr family transcriptional regulator, whose translation is MDQLLHHTAGLPEIALSPGEAVVREGEAGGGLWVLVSGVLQVSKGGTVINSISKPGAAIGEISLLLDSPFSATVAASTPCVVRHAVDGRAFLMSDPAIMRLIAQGLAERLHFVTTYLADLKNQYGDSPGLAMVSHVLGQLAHRQGPVASPGSAREPNPDY
- a CDS encoding metallophosphoesterase family protein, with product MRILLVADLHYALPQFDWVVRSAPSFDLVVLAGDHMDVSSPVSLDTQSVVLLRYFALARPGRSLVVASGNHDLTGADRHGERAALWLPESRRTGIAIDGDSLELGDTLVTVCPWWDGPVGRAALEAQLAADAQRRPARWVWIYHWPPVDSPTCWTGRRHYGDADVAVWIAQFQPDFVLTGHVHEPPFKPEGAWADRVGTTWVFNPGRQIGPVPAHIVIDLGAGTASWHSLMGEEMLQLGAKRAPARSVF
- a CDS encoding response regulator transcription factor — translated: MNEREQHPGTGTTVHRAAGEDAGTPALVYVVEDDPGVARLVISALQEFGFNCETFGSGAAALRRLQMEKPDLCIIDLGLPDMDGFDLMRRITATSNAGVLILTGRGHPADRVMGLEMGGDDYVVKPFEARELVARVRSILRRRSLAPGQSPGKRRYARFLGWRVDCAANLLRAPDGAEHQVGTAEMQVLRAFIERPHQILTREQLTGSRDLAPTDRSIDVRISRLRRKVEPDPHDPSVIKTVYGAGYLFAADVSWE